A single region of the Salvia miltiorrhiza cultivar Shanhuang (shh) chromosome 8, IMPLAD_Smil_shh, whole genome shotgun sequence genome encodes:
- the LOC130998578 gene encoding uncharacterized protein LOC130998578, whose protein sequence is MLVLLLMTLNVNCSQLHPLGMVPGTVTKIFKQVQNPEGFNWKLTPPAIKTSYFEEFKKHFTWDPAIEADVYKLWLEVAAQRYKDFVFDIKKKKNKRPSFIHEDHWPNWLKYWDSDEFKAKSEIAKKCRMSEPLGPGTGQVKHKGGSRSILQYAEDVEKMQELVVSQSQPVDDDS, encoded by the exons ATGTTAGTTTTATTACTAATGACTTTGAATGTTAATTGTAGCCAATTACATCCCTTGGGGATGGTTCCAGGCACAGTCACTAAGATTTTCAAGCAAGTTCAAAATCCAGAAGGTTTCAATTGGAAACTCACTCCACCTGCTATCAAGACATCGTACTTTGAGGAATTTAAG AAACATTTCACATGGGATCCGGCGATAGAGGCAGATGTCTATAAGCTTTGGTTAGAGGTTGCTGCGCAGAGGTATAAGGATTTTGTTTTCGACATTAAGAAAAAGAAGAACAAGAGGCCTTCTTTTATTCACGAGGATCACTGGCCTAATTGGCTTAAGTACTGGGACTCTGATGAATTCAAAGCTAAATCAGAGATAGCAAAAAAGTGTAGGATGTCTGAGCCTTTAGGTCCTGGAACCGGTCAAGTGAAACACAAGGGAGGTTCGAGGTCTATTCTTCAGTATGCTGAAGACGTG GAAAAGATGCAGGAATTAGTTGTTTCTCAGAGTCAGCCTGTGGATGATGATtcttga